The DNA region CGACGACGGCGCCGGCTCCGACGGCGCGGGCGCCGTGCAGCACGGCGGCCTCGCCGAGCAGTTTGCTGGTGGCGTACGCGAACCGGGGCGCGGTGACGTCGGCCACCATGGCGGGCACGTCCTCACCGGTCGGTACGGCGGCGACGCCGGCGGCGACGGCACCGGCGTACACCTCGCTGGTGGAGCTGAAGAAGACCCGGTCGGCGGCGGTCAGCCAGTCCATCAGGTGCAGGGCGACCAGCGAGTTGACCCGGACCACCCGGGCCGGGTCGGCTTCGACGTTGCGGACCCCGACGACGGCCGCGAGCAGGTACACCTGGTCGAACCGGTGGGGCAGCGCCGCCCAGGTCGCGGCACGGGTGAGGTCACCGGTGACCACGTCGACGGCCGGGTCGGCGCAGACGCGGGCCAGTTCGGCGTCGTCGCGGCCCCGGGAGAAGTCGTCGACGACGGTGACGGTGTGGCCGTCGGCGAGCAGCCGACGGGTCAGGTGCAGTCCGATGAAGCCGGCACCGCCGAGCACGAGCGCGCGCATCACACCAGCTCCCCGGCCGGGCGGTAACCGATGCCCTCGTAATGGGCGCCGGCGGCCCGGACCAGTTCCTCGTCGAGGATGCGCCACGAGTCGTAGACCAGCCGGACGCCGGTGCCGGGCAGCAGCGTCGTCACCGGCAGTGCCCGGTAGTCGGGGTGGTCGTTGAGCACCAGCACGGCGTCGGCCTCGCTGAACGCCTTGTCGAGGCTGACCGGGTCACCGCCGTGTGCCCGGATGACGTCGTCGGTGACCAGTGGGTCGTGGCCGAGTACCCGCAGCCCGGCCCGTTGGAAGACCGGCATCATCGGCACGATCGCCGCGCCCCGCATGTCGTCGGTGGGCGGCCAGCCCTTGTAGGCCCAGCCGAGGACGGCCAGGGTCGCACCGGCGGTGCCGCCACGCAGCTGCCGCAGCCGCCCGACGACGGTCTCGGCGACCTGCACCGGCAGTTGTTCGTTGCGCTGGCGGGCGGCCGCGACGAGCAGCGGGGTGTGCGCCGGTGCGCTGGCGCCGAACAGGTACGGATCCTTGGACAGGCAGCTGCCGCCGACGAAACCGGGGCGGGCCAGGTCGGGCCGGGGATAGTCGTGGTTGGCTGCCCGGACGACCTCCAACGGGTCGACGCCGTGCGCCCCGGCGAGCAGGGCGATCTCGTTACCGTAGGCGTAGATCAGGTCGGTGTGGCAGTTGTTCGCGAGCTTCACCAGCTCGGCCGCCTCGAGGCTGGAGACCGGGACGACCTGGCGGGCGAGCACCCCGAACAGAGCCACCCCGGCGTTACGGCTGGCGTCGTCGAGTCCGCCGACGATCTGCGGCAACTCGGCCAGCTCCCGCATGGCCTGGCCCTGGATGGTGCGTTCCGGGGCCATCACCAGGCGGGCCCGGCCCCAGGCCGCGGTCAGCGCCGGCAGCACCGTCCGCCGGCTGGTGCCGACCGGTACGGTGCTGCGGACCACCACGAGGGTGTCCGGTCCGCACTGGTGGGCGATCTGTGCCGCGGCGGCGGCGATGTTCGTCAGGTCCGGTTGCCGGGTGTCGGCGCGCACCGGCGTCGACACGCAGATGATCGCCGCGTCGAGGCCCGCCGGCAGGTCCGGGTGGATGAACAGCGAGGTGCCGAGGGTCTCGGTCAGCGCGTCGGCCAGGCCCGGCTCGTAGAGGTGCACGCGCCCCTGGGCGAGGGAGTCCCGCACGGTCGGCGAGCTGTCGACGCCGTACACCTCGAAGCCGTTGCGGGCCAGGCCGGCCGCCAGCGTCAGGCCGACGTAGCCCATCCCCACTACTGCGATCCGGTTGAACACGGTCTCTCCTTTCGGGATACGGGTGGTCACCGGGGGTCGCGCAGGGCCGCCGGCAGCAGGATCGGCGCGAGGGTCGCGAAGGTGCGGTTCGCCTCGTCGTAGTCCTCGGGACGGCCGATGTCGAGCCAGTAGCCGTCGAAGTCGTAGGCGGCGGGCGGGTCGCCCCGGTCGATGAGGTCGGTCATCAGCCGGTCGAATCCGAGGGCGATGCCGACCGGGTACGCCGCGATCGTGGACTTGCTGAGCCCGTAGACGCCCATGCTGACCCGGTAGTCGAGGACGGGTTTCTCCTTGAACTCGACGACCTTGTCGCCTTCGACGGCCAGCACCCCGAAGTCGACCTCGACCTTGCGGCGGAAGGTCGCGACGGTCACCGGGGCGCCGGAGTCGACGTGGGCGCGCAGCAGGTCGGCGTAGTGCAGGTTGGTCAGGATGTCGCCGTTCATCACGAGGAAGCGGTCCGGCAGCTGGTCACGCAGGCCGAACAGGGGGCCGACGGTGGACAGCGGGGTCCGTTCCTCGGCGTAGTCGACGTGCAGGCCGAACCGGGTGCCGTCGCCGACGAAGGCCCGGATCAGCGAACCGTGGTGATTGATGGCCAGCGTCGCGGTGCGGAAGCCGTACGCGGCGAGTTGATGCAGGACGATTTCCAGGATCGCGAAGTCGTCCCCGATCGGCACCAGTGGTTTCGGCAGCGCGGTGGTGTACGGCCGCAGCCGAACGCCTTTGCCGCCCGCCATGATCACGGCGTGCATGTCATCCACGGTGCACCCTCCATCACTATTTGATCGCTTTTGAGGCTAGCACTCACTTAGAGGCATAATGTCCAACTTTGGGATTGTCGACGACTGACGCCGGCCGCCGGGCCAGCGCGCAGAACGCCACCACCGTCAACGGCAGCGCCTCGCCCACGTAGAACGCCAGGATGTTGTCCAGGTCGGCGGTCACCAGGATGACCGTGACCGCGCACAGCGGTACGCAGAGCAGCTTCGGCGTGAGCTGCGACGACCGCCTCGCCCTGTGGTGGTAGCGGCAGGCGAACCGCAGAAACAGCCCGAGGACGCCGAACGACGCCAGCGCACCGGCCGGACCGAAGTTCAGGGTCGCCTCGCCGGTGATCCCGAAGACCCGCTCGGAGCGCAGCCCCGACTCGTACACCCCGGGCCCGTACAGCGCGTTGGTGCCGACCTGGGACTTGTCCCGCAGGTCGACGTCGACCAGAGTGCTGGGCACCAGGGACAGCGGTGCGGCCAGGTAGGTGCTGCCCAGACTCCAGCCGACCGCGTCGGCGCGTTCCCGGTCCAGCAGCAACGCCTGGATGTCGGCCCGGCCGAAGTCCCCCAGCAGCACCATCGGCAGGCCCCGCCCGGTCGTCTCGGAGACCTCCTCGACGGTCCGGGTGCCCTTGGCGATGTCGACCACCTCGACACCGGCACCCTTGTACAGCCCGTAGCCGTAGACGAAGACCACGACCACGGCCGCCGAGGCGAAGAACGCCTTGCGGGTGATCGGGACGACCACCAGGTGGACCAGGACCAGGCCCAACACCAGCGGCCACAGCACGCTCGACCGGCTGCCCCGCAGCCCGCTCACCGCGAACTGGACGACGACCAGCCCCACCAGCAGCAGCACCACCAGGCCGGCGTGCTGCCGCAGCACCCGCCGCCAGCGCACCGCCACCAGACTGAACAGCAACAGCGGAAAGGACTCGCTGAGCAGCAGCAGCCAGCCCAGCCCAGCCAGCGCCTGGCGGTCCTGGGCCATCGCCGTGACGAAGTCGACCGGCCCGCCGAGCAGGGTCACCAGGGCCGCAAACGCCAGGACACCCACGGCGATCGCCGCCACGGCGAACCGCTGGAACCGCACCTCGTCGAACCTCAGGAACCGCCCCTCGTCATGCCGCTGGAACCGCACCTCGTCATGCCGCTGGAACCGCACCTCGTCGCGGCGGTCGGCCGGTGCCGGCAGACCGGGTCCGACCGACGCCCGCCGCACCCGCCGGGCCGGCGCCGACACGATCGCCCGGTAGCCGGCCAGGCCGACCGCGTTCAGCAGCGCCATCGCACCGAGCGCGGCCCGCCAGTCCGGCGTGGACGGAAACAGCAGCGGCGGCCAGAAGTCGAGCGTGACGTGCAGGATCGGGGTGAGGTAGTAGAAATGGACACCGAACAGGCCGAGGATCGCCTGCGGGTCGAACACGTCGCGCCGGCGCAGCAGCCACTCGACCGCGTCCACCCCGATCAGCACCCCGCACACGGTGACCGGGATGAGAAACCAGTGCTGCAGCAGCGGATTCGTCGCGGCCAGCACCGCACTGGTCGCCGGGACGAGCGCGGCGGCCAGCAGCCAGCTGACGACCGGGGCGTCGGACCGGCGACCGGCCGCCACCGCGCCGAGCCCTCCGTCAGGCAACCCGGCGGGCGTCGCACTGGACGACCCGGCGGGGTCGGGTCTCGCCTCGATCGCCGCCACTAGGCACCCAGCCGGCCGATCCGCTCGTCCAGCACCCGCCAGAGCAGCCGCGAGTAGGTGGCCGAGATGTGGTTGCCATCGCGCAGCGTGACGACGTTGCCGACCAGCGCCGGGCAGACCGTCGCGGTGCAGAACCAGGGCGTCGGATCGACGACCAGCGCGCCGTGCCGGGCGACGGCATCGGCGATCAGCTGGCGGCGGCGCGGCTCCAGCACCACGTCATCGACGGCACCGTGGCAGGTACGGGCGTCGTCGAGATGGACGGCGAGACAGTCGACGACGGTCGGGGGCAGCCACGGCACATCGCCGATCAGCACCACCTGACTGCCGTGGGAACGCAGCTCCGCCACCGTACCGGCCCAGCCGTCCGCCCAGACCTGGTCACGGTCGGTGAATCTGCCGACCGGGTCGCCGAAGGTGTAGTTGGTCGAGGAGGTGACCACCAGCGCCGGCCGCAGCTCGCGGATCCGGTCCAGTGCCTGGTCACGCCACTGGACACATTCGTCGTACGGGCGGTTGACCGAGTCGAGGCGGAAGCGGACAGAGGCGGCGCTGCAGAAGCCCTTGACCATGACGACCAACCGCCAACCGCGGGCGGTCACCAGCTCACGCAGGGCGGGGAACCAACTGCCGGCGTGCGAGTCACCGAACAGCACGACGGTGTGGGTCGCCGTCGGGTCGCCGTACCCGCAGGGGTGGTCGGTCCCGGTGTCGGTGATCTTCAGGACCACGCAGCCGTCCTGGAACACCGTCGGGATGTCTGTCGTGACCTGCGGCAACGGCGGTGTCAGATTCACCGGTACGGCCGGTGCGGCGACGCTGGCAGCGACCAGCCGGCCGAGGTCGCGCTCCACGTCAGTCGACGCGGACAGCACGGCGGCGGTGTCGACCGGGGCACCGGTGCCGGACACGGTCGGGCGGACCAGCACCGCCGACACCGCCACGGCCCCGACGGCCGCCGACGCCACCACGGCCAGCCCGACGGTCCGCCAGGGACGGACCGCCAGCACCCGGGCTCGGCGGAGCGGGTCCTCGACGAGCCGGTACGTCACCACGGCGGCGAGCAGCGCACCGGCCACCAGGGCCAGGTTCTGCCAGAGTGTCGCGGTGCCGCCGAGCAGTGCCGCGCCGATCACCAGGAACGGCCAGTGCCACAGGTACCACGAGTAGGACAACCGGCCGATCCACTGCAACGGTGCCCGGCCGAGCAGCCCGACGGCTCCCCCGGTATGCGGCACGCACCCGGCCGCGATCACCATCGCGGTGCCGGCCACCGGCAGCAGGGCAGCGTACCCGGGGAACCGGGTGGTGCCGTCGAACAGCACCGCCGCCGCCACCACTGCGGCCAGGCCGGCCCAGGTCAGGCCGGCGGCCAGCCGGGCCGGGATCCGCGCGACGGCCGGCAGGCCGAGCGCGAGCAGTGCGCCGGCGAGCAGTTCCCAGGCCCGGGCCGGCGAGCCGAAGTAGGCGTACCCGGGTGAGTGGCTGGTCAGCCACACGCCGAGCACGAAGGACGACACGGCAAGCGTGCCGACGACGACGAG from Solwaraspora sp. WMMD791 includes:
- a CDS encoding nucleotide sugar dehydrogenase, giving the protein MFNRIAVVGMGYVGLTLAAGLARNGFEVYGVDSSPTVRDSLAQGRVHLYEPGLADALTETLGTSLFIHPDLPAGLDAAIICVSTPVRADTRQPDLTNIAAAAAQIAHQCGPDTLVVVRSTVPVGTSRRTVLPALTAAWGRARLVMAPERTIQGQAMRELAELPQIVGGLDDASRNAGVALFGVLARQVVPVSSLEAAELVKLANNCHTDLIYAYGNEIALLAGAHGVDPLEVVRAANHDYPRPDLARPGFVGGSCLSKDPYLFGASAPAHTPLLVAAARQRNEQLPVQVAETVVGRLRQLRGGTAGATLAVLGWAYKGWPPTDDMRGAAIVPMMPVFQRAGLRVLGHDPLVTDDVIRAHGGDPVSLDKAFSEADAVLVLNDHPDYRALPVTTLLPGTGVRLVYDSWRILDEELVRAAGAHYEGIGYRPAGELV
- a CDS encoding NAD-dependent epimerase/dehydratase family protein, which translates into the protein MRALVLGGAGFIGLHLTRRLLADGHTVTVVDDFSRGRDDAELARVCADPAVDVVTGDLTRAATWAALPHRFDQVYLLAAVVGVRNVEADPARVVRVNSLVALHLMDWLTAADRVFFSSTSEVYAGAVAAGVAAVPTGEDVPAMVADVTAPRFAYATSKLLGEAAVLHGARAVGAGAVVGRFHNVYGPRMGTDHVVPEMALRAIRGEDPFRVPGADQYRAFCHVDDAVEAVLRLMATPAATGQIVHIGNDAEQTNIADLAKLVLRTAGSHASLQPEPAPAGSVHRRCPDLRTLRRLTGYEPQVGLDDGVARTFAWYRDHWRPDHGHRATTDPVRPDHTGKQVPPCR
- a CDS encoding acyltransferase family protein, with product MRSAMTSAELATGEPRVALATPVATVARPEAAGPGHSAVDTGRPTTGHRGPTGGFRRDIEGMRAVAVGLVVAYHAGVPLLDGGYVGVDVFYVISGFVVTTVLLREFTSTGSVSILGFYARRARRLLPAAMVVLVATLIASWWWLPLQLQWIATQAVASIAYCVNFLLARNSVDYLDSMRRESPLEHYWSLAVEEQFYLCWPLLLIVLLLWARRRRAAGPTTALVVVGTLAVSSFVLGVWLTSHSPGYAYFGSPARAWELLAGALLALGLPAVARIPARLAAGLTWAGLAAVVAAAVLFDGTTRFPGYAALLPVAGTAMVIAAGCVPHTGGAVGLLGRAPLQWIGRLSYSWYLWHWPFLVIGAALLGGTATLWQNLALVAGALLAAVVTYRLVEDPLRRARVLAVRPWRTVGLAVVASAAVGAVAVSAVLVRPTVSGTGAPVDTAAVLSASTDVERDLGRLVAASVAAPAVPVNLTPPLPQVTTDIPTVFQDGCVVLKITDTGTDHPCGYGDPTATHTVVLFGDSHAGSWFPALRELVTARGWRLVVMVKGFCSAASVRFRLDSVNRPYDECVQWRDQALDRIRELRPALVVTSSTNYTFGDPVGRFTDRDQVWADGWAGTVAELRSHGSQVVLIGDVPWLPPTVVDCLAVHLDDARTCHGAVDDVVLEPRRRQLIADAVARHGALVVDPTPWFCTATVCPALVGNVVTLRDGNHISATYSRLLWRVLDERIGRLGA
- a CDS encoding sugar phosphate nucleotidyltransferase codes for the protein MHAVIMAGGKGVRLRPYTTALPKPLVPIGDDFAILEIVLHQLAAYGFRTATLAINHHGSLIRAFVGDGTRFGLHVDYAEERTPLSTVGPLFGLRDQLPDRFLVMNGDILTNLHYADLLRAHVDSGAPVTVATFRRKVEVDFGVLAVEGDKVVEFKEKPVLDYRVSMGVYGLSKSTIAAYPVGIALGFDRLMTDLIDRGDPPAAYDFDGYWLDIGRPEDYDEANRTFATLAPILLPAALRDPR